In Mercenaria mercenaria strain notata chromosome 15, MADL_Memer_1, whole genome shotgun sequence, a single genomic region encodes these proteins:
- the LOC123550011 gene encoding uncharacterized protein LOC123550011 — MRVLRNRHCINIFKDVIDLYSFILYIRIKPSEIKTVGDVLGSESNWLLDTYKVFHGNFSNLELCDAQIAFKVDMKFGKGTLQALSQSRFLYADARIRLVQSSKKPWTVVDDLLKLHGTSFDFVRGINKSVEHVIYVMDEGVRLFEVIKRLLANRDFHGFVSSSSLEKRIDIMSEYAMTDTDGLTILPYSISYPINYECDQTSKATEINVMPFSSCAKVKVSELDIPWTQSTDGLVIKDLKIPSNEYYYIDHLHIMICVETFQKIVKHLQPKRTLDAEVIVSIISSSLSILSLLITLVVFCIIPKLRALLPGKNNMSFAAYLLVAQALLLVGSQGSFEQYTLSCKAVGIFIHYSWLCSMFWMNVCTYHMFRVLSQTKPMKTGQGWKQFIFYHIYVCIMSVLFVLANVISSVFIASNIGYGGKFCYIISEEKILLTFAIPTIFVVVLNLSMFLYVVIKIKRAPIIRRNVQNEQNQLIIFAKLSTVTGTTWIFGFLYIWSGIQALSYVFIILNASQGVFIMFAFILNRKVMLLFKERIGTWHKRRPKTQDNGTRTLSSKL, encoded by the coding sequence TGGAAACTTTTCAAACTTGGAATTATGTGACGCACAAATTGCATTTAAGGTAGATATGAAATTTGGGAAAGGTACTTTACAAGCATTGTCCCAGTCAAGATTCTTGTACGCTGATGCTAGAATACGTCTGGTACAATCAAGCAAAAAGCCGTGGACAGTCGTAGATGATCTACTTAAACTTCATGGAACATCTTTTGATTTTGTTCGTGGCATTAACAAATCAGTTGAACATGTTATATATGTAATGGATGAAGGCGTTCGTCTTTTTGAAGTAATCAAACGTTTATTGGCCAATAGGGATTTTCATGGATTTGTATCGAGTTCTAGTCTTGAAAAGCGAATTGACATCATGTCAGAATATGCAATGACTGATACAGATGGCTTGACAATACTGCCGTATTCCATTTCTTATCCGATCAACTATGAATGTGATCAGACATCAAAAGCAACAGAAATAAACGTCATGCCATTTTCATCTTGTGCGAAGGTGAAAGTATCCGAACTTGATATACCTTGGACACAAAGTACTGATGGATTAgtaattaaagatttaaaaatacCCAGCAATGAATATTATTACATCGATCACCTTCATATCATGATCTGTGTGGAAACTTTTCAGAAAATTGTGAAGCATCTACAACCAAAGAGAACTTTGGATGCTGAAGTTATAGTTTCAATCATAAGTTCTTCCTTGTCTATTTTGTCTTTGTTGATAACACTTGTCGTATTTTGTATAATACCAAAACTTAGAGCCCTATTGCCAGGTAAGAATAACATGTCATTTGCGGCGTATTTATTGGTAGCTCAGGCTTTGTTACTTGTAGGGAGTCAAGGTTCATTCGAACAATACACCTTGTCCTGTAAAGCTGTGGGTATATTCATTCATTACAGTTGGTTATGTTCAATGTTTTGGATGAACGTTTGCACGTACCACATGTTTCGTGTCCTTTCGCAGACTAAGCCAATGAAGACTGGCCAAGGATGGAAGCAATTTATTTTCTACCATATTTATGTTTGTATAATGTCCGTACTTTTTGTGCTGGCAAATGTCATTTCTTCAGTCTTCATTGCTAGCAACATAGGATACGGAGGAAAATTCTGTTACATAATTTCGGAAGAGAAAATACTATTAACTTTTGCCATTCcgacaatttttgttgttgttctaaaTCTTTCAATGTTTTTGTATGTCGTCATTAAAATCAAAAGAGCTCCAATCATACGGAGAAACGTTCAGAATGAACAAAATCAACTCATCATCTTTGCTAAACTTTCTACTGTAACTGGTACCACATGGATATTTGGTTTCCTCTACATATGGTCTGGTATCCAGGCTTTGTCATACGTGTTTATCATTCTAAACGCCAGCCAAGGAGTTTTTATAATGTTTGCTTTCATACTGAATCGAAAAGTCATGCTTTTGTTCAAAGAAAGAATaggaacttggcacaaacgtCGTCCGAAAACCCAAGACAATGGCACACGTACCCTCTCTTCTAAACTTTAA